In one Arachis duranensis cultivar V14167 chromosome 9, aradu.V14167.gnm2.J7QH, whole genome shotgun sequence genomic region, the following are encoded:
- the LOC107464686 gene encoding probable glucan endo-1,3-beta-glucosidase A6: MATIITVSLLIISLSFFSISSAKISGQPGINYGQLGNNLPPPKTSINLIKSLKAKRVKIYDTNPLILKSLENTNLQVSIMVPNELVSKISTNQTLSDQWVQSNVAPFYHKTLIRYLLVGNELISSTSPDTWHHIVPAMQRIKTSLTTFRLHKVKVGTPCALDVLESSFPPSNGTFRNDIAFRVMKPMLKFLSKTKSFFFLDVYPFFAWSSDPKNIDLNYALFESKTITVTDSGTGLVYHNLFDQMVDAVYFAMNRIGYPDIRIFIAETGWPNGGNLDQIGANIHNAATYNRNFVKKVTKKPTVGTPARPGWSLPSFIFALYNENLKPGLGTERHFGLLYPNGSGIYEIDLSGKTPESEFPALPPAEDYKGKAWCVVAEGANVSLVAAALSYACSQGNGTCDPIQRGQLCFEPNSVVGHANYAFSSYWAQFRSIGGTCNFNGLAEATSKDPSYGSCKFPSVIL, translated from the exons ATGGCTACTATCATTACAGTTTCTCTATTAATAATCTCTCTTTCATTCTTCTCCATATCCA GTGCAAAAATCTCAGGTCAACCTGGAATCAACTACGGTCAATTGGGCAACAATCTTCCACCTCCAAAAACCTCAATAAACCTAATCAAATCCCTAAAAGCCAAACGCGTCAAAATCTATGATACGAATCCATTGATcctaaaatccctagaaaacacGAACCTCCAAGTTTCAATCATGGTGCCAAACGAACTCGTCTCAAAAATCTCAACAAACCAAACACTCTCAGACCAATGGGTCCAATCCAACGTCGCACCTTTCTACCACAAAACCCTAATCCGATACCTCCTCGTCGGAAACGAACTCATCAGCTCCACGTCACCTGACACGTGGCACCACATCGTTCCCGCGATGCAGAGGATCAAAACCTCCCTAACAACGTTCCGTTTGCACAAGGTGAAGGTTGGAACGCCCTGTGCCCTGGACGTGCTGGAATCGTCGTTTCCACCTTCAAATGGCACATTCAGAAACGACATTGCGTTTCGCGTCATGAAGCCGATGCTGAAATTTTTGTCCAAAACCAAATCGTTTTTCTTCTTGGATGTGTACCCGTTTTTCGCGTGGTCCTCGGACCCTAAAAACATTGACCTTAATTACGCGCTATTTGAGTCCAAGACCATAACGGTAACGGACTCGGGTACGGGTTTGGTTTACCATAATTTGTTTGATCAGATGGTGGACGCGGTTTATTTTGCAATGAACCGGATCGGGTACCCGGATATTCGGATATTTATTGCTGAAACGGGTTGGCCCAACGGAGGAAACTTGGACCAAATTGGAGCGAATATTCACAATGCTGCCACGTATAACCGGAATTTTGTGAAGAAAGTGACGAAAAAGCCGACGGTTGGGACTCCGGCTCGACCGGGTTGGAGTCTTCCATCGTTTATATTTGCGTTGTATAACGAGAATTTAAAACCAGGATTAGGCACAGAACGTCATTTTGGGTTATTGTATCCGAATGGATCTGGAATTTACGAAATTGACCTTTCTGGAAAGACGCCGGAGTCAGAATTTCCAGCGCTGCCGCCAGCGGAGGATTACAAAGGGAAGGCGTGGTGTGTGGTGGCGGAGGGAGCGAACGTGAGCTTAGTAGCGGCGGCGCTATCATACGCTTGCTCCCAAGGGAACGGAACCTGTGATCCGATCCAACGTGGACAATTATGTTTTGAACCGAACAGTGTAGTTGGGCATGCTAACTATGCGTTTAGTTCTTATTGGGCACAGTTCAGGTCTATTGGTGGAACTTGTAATTTCAATGGTTTAGCTGAAGCTacctcaaaggatccaa GTTATGGATCTTGCAAGTTTCCAAGTGTGATTCTTTGA